Proteins encoded by one window of Porphyromonas vaginalis:
- a CDS encoding 2-amino-4-hydroxy-6-hydroxymethyldihydropteridine diphosphokinase has product MKNKAIISIGSNEHRTANVKEVMEILTKHFPTIRFSTPQLTEPMDMPEDAKAFLNLIALFETELDRETLEAKLKKLETKLGRDHDDDEEGIIPMDLDIIEWNDEVYKPQDMVRPYVVAGLEELDEL; this is encoded by the coding sequence ATGAAAAACAAAGCGATCATCAGCATAGGCAGTAATGAGCATCGCACGGCCAACGTTAAGGAGGTGATGGAGATACTCACGAAGCACTTCCCCACGATACGCTTTTCGACGCCTCAGCTCACGGAGCCTATGGATATGCCCGAGGATGCTAAGGCCTTTCTCAATCTGATCGCGCTCTTTGAGACCGAACTAGATAGAGAGACGCTAGAGGCTAAGCTCAAGAAGCTCGAGACTAAGCTCGGACGTGACCACGATGACGACGAAGAGGGTATCATACCGATGGATCTAGACATCATCGAGTGGAATGATGAGGTCTACAAGCCACAAGATATGGTCCGCCCCTATGTCGTCGCAGGACTAGAAGAGCTAGATGAGTTGTAG